Within Coffea arabica cultivar ET-39 chromosome 4e, Coffea Arabica ET-39 HiFi, whole genome shotgun sequence, the genomic segment tttgaggtACGGTGAGCCAAATTGTTATGAAAAGTTATTGCTACAAAGCTATATTTCATGGACATGATCCAGCGCATTACCATTACAAAGAGGACCGTTCACATTCTCAACATTCCAGCGGACTTGAGCAAAACGTATTATATCATTGTTTCCAATTTTCTATAATAGCAAGGAATAGAAAGACAAAAAAGTCACCTTGGAGTTTTTACAATATGGTATTTCAAGAGTTTTGCTTTGCTCTGATCAGCAGCAATTTCATCAGGAAATAATTTTGCAAGTTCCTTCATTGTAGCATCAAtaatttcctcatcactttgtGATATCCATTCTTCTGCAGGTGCAAAAACTAGCTCCAACATTGATTGGTTTGGACTGTAATATTCCTGCATAAATTTTACTTTTGTGTTTAAGGGTAGCTTAAAGATAGCTCCTCTGACCATAGTCGTCACAAATTGTTGTGAACAAAGCATATCAAGTTGCAGCCCAAAGATACAACTTCCCAAGCACCGatatacaaataaataaataaataaagagaggCTAGAATAATTAATAGCAACAAGAACCAGTTTCTAACTGAAACTGTTTAGATGCGCTAAAAGCTTCCAAcaatttgagatgaatttttGACTTTGAGTAGAATTTGCTTTAGCCCAATGATTTAACTCTAGGGTACCTGCCTTAAAAGAACTCTGGGTCATACCCGGACTTTCTTTCTCTAAACTATTACATGGTGAGGTATGCCAACTTGCTTATTTTTCAGTGTAATATACCTTACATCCATGCACAAAATAAGATTTCTCTGTCATgtgatttggaaattttaagcAAATGACTTTGCTGCCTTGCTGAtgggaggaagaaaaaaaaaaaaaactaaattgagAGCCAATACAAGTATATTACATTATGAATCTTAAACAGTGTACAGGGAATACCTTACACGTCACAGACATGTCGGCATACACACTAAGAAGTGGACTTCTGCAAGAGAAAGAAGGTTGGTTCAGGAAACAAGTCATATAGCATAGGATGGGACTTGAAACTGGGGCAACGTTACTTTTCCCTCTTCAAGCCCCATTAGGGAacagggaaaaaggaaaaaacaactCATGATTGTACACAAAATGGTTCAAATTGTCTTATGCTTCATTGTTTCAGTAACAGAAAATCAACACATTAGAGTAATGCATATAAGATCTTAAGACACTATATTTTTCCAAATTGCAGATAGTGTAAGCATAGTTGTTCTGATTTTGTGTTAAGAGATCTGTTAAGACAAAAACATTCAAAGATAGGAATACACAATAAAATTTTGTTCACTGATGGTACGAGTATGGAAAAGACCTGCTAAAAAGAAGATGATCATATGTGTTCCTGAGCTTCCTGTCAAACCTGCAATTGAAGTCAATTATATCAATATCACTGAGCTAAGATATTATAGGAATTTGTGACAACATATAGGATTGTTCACTTATACAAGATGATATTCCTGTAGGGAACCACATTCTAAGTGTTATTTTGTGTAGTTACAGGAggaatccataaaatcttactCCTGATTAATCCAATGAACGTCAGGAACAGATTGTCATTTTGAAATGATACAGAAAGCATATCAGGTGTTAATTCATAACTAGTGAAGATTTGACCAACAAGGATAGTCAATTGCATCATTTCGACCACAAAATAGCACTCACCTTTGCAGGTCAAACTTATCCTTTAAAGGTCATACACTTTGTATATTATGATAACTTTAAGTAGTTTTATATCGCATAATGTAAATGTATATATTAGAAATAATCATCTAGATAAAACCTTTATAGCGAAAAGGACAACTGTTGAGTAATATCTTTAGAATTGCTGAAAACTAAATCACTAACCATATGTGCACATTTATAACAGGAACTCCAACTAATTTCTCCAACTTTCTGAAGTATGGCATCTCTTTCCAATCCTCAGGCAAAAGAAGCTTCAGGATATCAACTGTTATCGTCACATCAAACTAGCAATCTTAAGATAGTTCACCAAAAACTGGGGAACATGTATGATTTCTTAGATTAATAAAGACTCTACCTGGAGTGGCAAATACATAAGCATCTCCTCTAATCACAGTTCCATTATTCAGCAAGAAGTTTTCAACACTTCCGGCATCATTGAGCTCAATTTTCTGAATtcttgagttaaggtgtactcTGCCTCCTCGTGACTCAATGTGCTCAACAATCGGCATGCAAAGTCTCTCTGGAGGGTTACCATCTAAAAATGCCATTTTGGATCCATGCTTCTCCTGTTGATCGATTCTAAAATTCTTTCAAACAGCTAATACGATAGAAAGAAATCTCTATCACATCCTTCTAATTTACATATGAAAGTGGCAAGAACTTTATTAAGAAAACGGAGGTATAAATTGTAAAGGAAGCCAGAAGTAGATTAAGAACTGCAAAGCACCCCGTGCCTTAAAGAAAACTTCAAAACCCTAAAAACATAAtctatcttttctcttttttttgtcaaaaaaaaaaaactaatccaTCTGCCTTCTAAAGATTGAGAAACTTCAATCCATAAAGTCCTACTCCTTAAAGACATTGCATGTACTCCCGTGTGCTCAAGAGATCTATATGTTCAGACTGTGGGTAATTAACCTGCTTTCAATTTTCtggtcaaggaaaaaaaaaaaaaaagaaacaaggaactaaagAACAGCAATGAACTGCACAGAGACTACTGTTTCTTAGTGTTGCTCTGTGTGTTGGAGCAGTACGAAGGGCACTACAGAATAAAGGCCtggattttaaaaaatttatcccAAAAAGAAATACTCAATTGTGGATAAAAAATTTCACTATAGATGGAAGATTCATGGCATTAGGCACTGGGACCTGGTTTTAACAAATGAAAATAAGTGATCTTCCTTGGTCATAGAGTGAGTAAGAAATGTCCACTACGTGCAAAAGTAAGTCATTCAATTTGTATATACTTCATGAGGAAGTCTATTAAATGCAGGTGATACATTTTATTTAGGTGATTATTTGAATGAAAATCCTAGCATCTCACTATAAGTTAGAGATGTTatcaaaaacacacacacacagagacacAGAGAGAGGAATGGATCCAACCTGAAGAAATCGGTTCAAAGCTATTAAAATGCACTGCATTGAAAGTTCATCTGGATTTATGAAGTTCAGTGCCTTTGACATGGCAAAGAATACTTCATCAGTCACCCGATCTGGTATGCCCTAAAATACAGTCAAAGATTACACCATATTCTTCTAGAAAAATGCACTAATATAACTTCTCAACAGAAGCAAAGGAAAtacagaaaggaaagaaaagttcAACTTTGTAGTGAAGCTTAGGTAAGCATTAACTTGGCATGGCAGTGGGTCGTTAAACTTGCTAACTTAACATTCTACTGAAAATGGTTGCATACTTGCTTTCTCATCCAGTCTTTGACAGTTATACCATCTTGTGCCTCAACATAAGACTGTCCACCCAGAATTGCTGGCAAGAGTCCAATTGCAAATTTGACTTTCTCTGGCCAAGTAAGCATGTCATTATTCTTCAAGATGGCCCATATTCCTGCAAGACCAATTTGAAAACAATATCCACATAAAAACAAGTTACTTCATTTGAAATTTGGCTGCACAAATTAGCTCACCATTTAATGGTGCTGGTAGCACCTCAGGAAAATCAAATCGACTGAACTCTCCAGGCTTATTTGGCATTGCAAATATCATTGAATGCTCCTTCCACTGCAACCGATCATTAATTCCTAGTTCTCCAAACAGGTTCTGCATATTTGGGTAAGCCCCAACTTAAGGTGGATCAAGAATCAATGTCACAAGTTATTTGCTGCATCATAATGTAtcttaaaaagaaacaagaagaatCATCTACATTCATGCTTATAAGAAATTCAAAAAAGCACGGAACAAGATAAGGCAAATacgaaaatcaagaaaatttgacaaaacAACATCCCATGATATTTGGAGGTTAATTAAAATAACCTCTTTACGATCAATCACCTTTACAAGAACCTTAACTGATTTTACTGAGAAAAAGACAATGTTGTCCATTAATGCTAACCTGGTGCAACTTGTAAGATATTTGCTCAACAATGTTTAAGTAAATGTTTAAGTACCGTGGTTCGTACCCTTTGTTATCCTAACAGCAGTAAAGTTGgattagaaaaatttagaaaaatccaaTGTAATTTCACAAAACAGAAGAGATGTCTCCATAAGAATTATAAAACTTATAAAAGATCAGCATAGCTTGCCTTAATATCAAAGACTAACAGTTTTCCAGAGGACAATATGGGCAAGAGAGCATTTGAAAAGAGCATGATTAAAGCAATCCTTCCAGTAGCAGTCATCATTACAAGGTTTAAGTAAATCGTTACATTTCTTCCTTATACTTACAGAATACGTGCAGGCCAGTCTCATACCAGTCTCCATCATCATCTTTCCATGCAGCAACCTAGGTACAGACAAATAATTTTCAGAAGAGGAAAAGTATTCCTTAGATAAAGAGGTTAATAGATCATATTCCTCTACACATCAATTTTGCATAAGTAAATGATGGAAGCTAGTTTTAGAAGTCAACCAATAATTGCAACAATATTGTTCTATCTTCCCTTAACATACCAACCACAGATTTTACCAATATAACACTGTGTGCAATGCACATACAGAAACTTGGATATCAAAAAGTTTACACATTATGCACACATATAGACCAACTCCCACATCCATAtactggaaaattttgaaagacTTTCCTTGAACTTTGACACAGTCCATTATGCCACAAGGAATTCATGAACACTAATGAGTAATAATTTGGCTACCTTTCCTCCCAGAACATCCCTAGCTTCCAACACTATAGGTTTATGACCTGCATCGGCCAAATACTTTGCAGTAGACAAACCAGCCAAACCTGAAAGTATAAAACTTAATCAAGTAAGTGGAAATTTATTTCATAACAGACTTTGTTCTGTATGTCATACCTTGACTTATTTTCAGAAGCAATTGACTTATAACATCCGATGATACAAATTTATGACAAAATACCAAAATAAGACAACATAGGTTCTAATGGAGGCTAAAACATATAAAATATCAGCTATAAAAAGTGATCCGTCTTGCAAACCAGATAATCATCTGATAGGACTCCTAAATAAGACAGCCCCAAATTCATTCACAAGCCTACCTATGCATGTACAGTGACGAAACCTTTCAGAATTTAACCAATCATGAGGAGCACCTAAATTATGTGGAGGAAAGTGGTTAGGAAATCTCATGCATAATGAAGTCAAATTATTCTGCCAAAAATTATTAAACACTGTTCTTAGCTACAAAAGCGAGTGTGTGGCTGCCAGAGCTTATGAACCAAAAGCATGGAATAATACTAAAACGAGACATGTTTGAAAAGTGAAAATCTATAATCTAAATGGATACCATAGCACAGCTTATGAGTTCACTGGAAATAAGATTTACTTTGGAAATAAAATGGcagaaaaatataattaaagatTGAGTGTGATATTTCCACCTGCACCGGCGATCACCACCTCTAATGGTTTATTTGGATGAGGAGAAGTACGGAATGTTGATGATAAATAAGCAGCTTCCAAATAGTTGACGGCATTTTCAAGCTCTGGCCTTGGATAGTCAATACAAGCTACCTGCATGATGAAGCAAAGAGTAAATTGGATTAGTTTCCCTTCTTTTGTTATTGTTTGTCGTCCTTGATATCGATGATCATCAGATACATTTTTTCAGAAGCATACCTTTAAAGGGCCTGCATCCTCCGCCCTTGATCTCACGACAACTGAATTTGCAACTTGAACTTTCAATTTATCTCCCATAGAATCACCACCTCCAAATGAAAGTGAGGTCATTTGCCCAGAACCAAAACAAAGGCCACACTTCCAAGCAGAATGAGGGCTCCGAACATTAATCACACTAGTTTGCCTGGTCAGGCTTAGTGCAGAAACATGTCCAAGTTGAGACATTTCTCCAAATTGGGCGCAAAATTGAGTTTGCTTTTAGACTTCTAAACGGACCAACGTCACAGTGCAATCAATTTGGAACTTTTCCTGAATCAAATGGTTCATTAATACAATTAAAACCAAGAGATTAAGCTGTGCTGACTATAATTAGGTAACATTCCCCGACCCCCCACCCCCACacgggccaaaaaaaaaaaagcaacagccaacaactctcctccataCATGTAGCCACGAAGCAGCTATACAGGAAATGACTTAACCCACACAGGTATAAGGGTACAATAATTTATTTTTCGTTACGAAAAGAGCAACAAACAGAagacaaaagaaggaaaattgtCGAATTCAACCTGAGTGCAAATGGGATCAGATATCATGACAAGGAAAAGAAGCAAATCAAGTAAACCAACAAGAAATAAATAGACAGAGTAGCAAAGACTTGAGCGTCTCAAATTTTGAGCAGCTGCAAAATTTAACCCAAAAAGAACTGGAATTGAGGGTGGGAAAGAAAGGTGCAAAATTCCCGGTGCAAACTACAAAGacccactatgacccaaccaattgattaatttcctcaatttggtccttggcagctctaATTTTACAACTTTTCAGTTTGAGGTGGTAAGCTTGATTACCTCTAGGCGAGCAAAGAATAGTCCAAGGAAACTCCTTTTTAGCTGCGAGTTCTTTAAGAGTGAGATAAGGGagaagcaagaaaggaaggcaGGCAGGATTGCAGAGTAAAGGCCATCAGAAATCCTCCTTCCAGTTGCAGCTAGGAGGTATAGCAGTTACTACCACTGACTGGATACGCACAAAAATACACACAAGAGGTGACAAGGGAAAAGATAAAAAGGCAAACACGAAAGGTAGTAGTGTAATAATTATTATATAGCAATGGTTTTGTGAGGGAAGCGTGATGTAATTTGGTGGGTTTTGGCCGCATTTGTTATTGGGACACATTTGTTATGGCTTAGAATATTCTATCCATCTTTTACTTCACTTACATGAGGACGGAACTTACTTTTCACCTTCCACTGTATTTTACCTTTGTGCCAAAGCTCCACCAGGCTCCGCCTCCGTCCATCCATTTTCCTTCTGTTTCCTgcttctctctctctgtctctctgaACTTTTCATTCGGCACCGGTCCCTGTCATTGTCCTCACAGTAGTTCCATGAGCAGTAGTTGTAGTAGTAGTAGCGTACAtcatcattcattcattctcccttGCTATTTTCTTGTATGGTCGCGATACACTAGCAGTCTATACAGTTAGCCCTCTCTTAGTAACAATTCTGATCCGCTACCTAACCCACCATTAATATTACTCCTTGTTGGACCACTAAAATTATCCTATCCTATGCACCACCAAACCAAATTTATCAGCATTAGGCGAAGATCCAATTTACACATCCATTTACGTCTAATATCCTCAatgaatcatcttcatcatcatcataatttaaaaaaaaaaaaaaaaaaaaaactaaactaaaatgaACTCCCCAGCCTGCTAACATATTCTCATATGTGGATATGGGACGCATCCATAATCCTCATGGACGTCAAAAGTACACTTGTAGTAACACAATTGGATTCTTGGTCCATTCCTGTGAgccaccttttctttttttttttgggagttcTCACCTGAAAAGTCTGGACCCAATACCAAGATCAAATGTCTTGTCCCCAGGCCCAAATAAGACAGGCCATCCAAAAAGCCTCCACCTGGGCTTCCAATGACACCCGCACCGAACACCAAGTCAACTCTTTTTGGACCAACATGTACGAGAAATAGCTCGCCAAAGTCGAATGTGTTGTGTTTACcagttgtttgtttttttttttttttttcagctgtTTACCAAAGTCGCCTGAAAGGCTTggaccaaaaaataaataatttaataaaaacaACTAATAATAAAAACAGAAGGGGCAAGAAACTTGGATGGCCGTAGAACTTTTAAGCCGGCAATTTTTAGTCCCTCAACTATTAAGTAAACACTTTTAGCCACCGAACTTATTAAAGGGTCAATTGTTGACCcttttggtcagtttatccagttttgCAACTGGCAAGATCATCTGTGCGACGCAACTCTTAAATTTGAAAGTCCTTTTTGTCCACTCAAAGATAAAAAATCAAACAAAGCCCTCAAAGAACCTAAATCTGACCATTATTCTTCACTTCAACATCCTCATCGTTCTCATTTGAAGTAAGAAGGAAGTGGGGTGCAATTGGATATGGCTAGGCAAACTTGCAATTGGACATGGCTAAGCAGACAAAATATATTTCCTTCTTACTTCAAATGAGAACGATAAGGACGTTGAAATGAAGAATAAGGGCCAAATTTAGATACTTTAAAGGTTTTGTTCGATTTCTTATCTCTGGCAGACAAAAAGACCTTTCAAATTTGGGGGTTGCGTCTCATGTGATGCAACCAACTAAACTGGCTCAAAGGGTCAACAATTGATCATTTTGTAAGTTCAAAAACTAAAAGTATTTGCTTAACAGTTGAGGAGTTAAAAGCTACCCAACTTAAAAATTTGAGATCTATCCAAATTTTTTGCCCAAGCAGAAATCCAACCTCAGGTTTAGAGATAAGAATGCATCCATATCATATGTATTTAGTGCTCAAAAGTTCAATTTTTTTGCCCAAATAGAAATCCAACCCCAGGTTTGGAGATAAGAATGCCTCCATATCACTGTATTTAGCGCTCATAAGAAGAATTTTCTCATACGTCGTGGGCCAAAAACTCTACAAGCCAATCTcatcgagagagagagagaggtcaCACTAGCATTTGACATACTAGACTCTGTCTGATAACTCAATttaataattaaatttaattgattcagGTGTTAATATATTCAAATACGTTTCATAATCAAaagttgaatatttgaattaattaagggGTGCTGGattttttagacaaaatttGTTCCAATATTCACTTAccacttaatgtgatatacactcaaacgTACTGTATCAGTTttagtatttaacaattcaataatttaatagattcaaatttcaaatttcagaattCAATCTTCAAACTTTAAACCTAAAATTTTCCAATCCCATAAAATTACCAGAAAtcggaattaaaaaaaaaatagaagaagaagaagtagtTACACGTAATCAGTTGAACAATGCGAATTGtgatgtgaaaaaaaaaaaaaaaaaaaagtcatccaAAATTGTCCGCTTAATAAATTAGCTGAGCTGTCCTCCGGAAAGCGTCTGCTGGTCGTGCGTCTTACAAGTAAGTTACTTGCGACTTACAACCACCGAACTACCTTTCaatcaaaacaaaacaaacgtgTTGACTTGGCGGGAGATCTGAGATAACGGAGCCGAAAATTGTAAGAAGACCGTTAGGTTTGAAAGTCCTGCAGATTTGACTGTCAGTTAAAATACCTGCCCTTCTTCCTCTCCTCCTCAATTCTGAATTTCAGTCCATTTTGAACCTTCCTTCCTtgtgaattttttcttttggggcCCCCCTTCAATCTCCATCATCATTTTCTCTTTGTCCTCAAACCTCCTGCTGTATAGGGTGCTACCAGATCATCAGCGCCTGCTGCTTCTACGCTAGCACACTACTGAGGCCCTTTATAGTTTATAGCTCCACCCATCCTTCCGTCCATTCAAATTCCCCCAACTGATTATTGTCCTAATCCCACTACAATTCAGTGAACATCTCATTACTTACTTGAGGAGGACCGACCCCTTCTGCTATCTTTTGGAGGCAGCAAAAATACAAAAAGTAAATGCATCTGCATAACGGAAGTCCTCCATCTATGTTTTAGTCTGTTCTCTGTCATGTTCGCTGTGCTCTGTGTATGTTCAATCTTGAATGATTAAGTTGTCTTTGGGCCTACCTAGTAGACATGGCAATGAAAAATCACTTCCTGAATCATTATTTATTTCGGTAAATTATCTTCTTCTGTTCCGGGACATTTAGACAAATCTTGCTGAGATCCTATTATATGCCTGATATCTATCTCCTTTGAATTGAAATCTACAAGGGTGTCATTGCAGTTGCCTCTTTTTGCATTTAAAGGTTTAGGCCTGTTCAAGCCCCCATAGCTTCAAGTTTCAAGCGTCAGCATTGGAAAATTATATCATAGTCTGTTTTTCACTTTTCTAAGTGATGAACTTCCTGTAGGGAAAAATTGTCATTCTTTTCCCATCCTAATCGCTTCCACAGCCAATCAACTTCTTTATGTACTTTCTCATCTGACAGCCTGGACATTTAGAGCAAATGTCCCCAGCATATCAAGATCCTAATAATTCATAAGTTCGAATTTTTAGGGTAGTGTGGACTGTGGAGGATATGATGTGAATACAGCTACTGGCTGATATATATGTCTATAGATTTTAAAGGAACAATTTTGGTTTATGATGTATTGCTCTAGAGGTTCAAAGGAATTTTAGAGACATGCTGCTCATTTATCTCCTCTGATGTAACTGGCATTTGTTATTTGCCATCACATTTCCAACTAAAAACAAAATTTCACGTTTAGATTTCATCATTGAAAAATTTAAACCAAGATtccatttttgtttcttgtttttggccCTAGACTTGAAACATGGCAGAAGATATGAATAAACCATTGCTAGCTCCTGAAAAGTTTAGTAGAGATGGAATTGATCTGGTAAGCTTTTACAACATTATCATTCAAGTTTAACATCAGAAAACTTCTGCTCAAGGCGTATGATATCACCGTCTATATGGCTTCAACAGGAACACATACCACTGGAAGAAGTGTTTGAACAACTGAGAACTTCACAAGCTGGACTTTCATCCGAAGATGCAGAAGTTCGATTGCAGATATTTGGCCCAAATAAACTTGAAGAGAAGCGGGTAAGTTTCCCATTCATAAAAGTAGATTATTAGTCAACAGTCCAATGAAAGAAAGAGTGCCATCATTAATTTCGCAGCACTAAAATACAAGGTTCTGCCGATTTGCTTAAATGGGCATCACCATACTCCTGTAGAAAGCTCATATTGATGACATGCTTTCTTTGCAAAGATGAGGGTGTTCAGGGTGGAACAGGCGCAGAAAAGCAACCAGTGAATAGATACTTCTGATTATATATTCCTAATGATGTGCTATGTTCTAATACAGTTTACACTGCATCGTACTTTAATTATTGCAGCACACTTGTGAAGCTCTCTGCTCATGGATTTCATTAGATCTTGCATATTCTTGTAGTTCGTTTGTCTTCTCAAAAGTTGTTTTCGGTCTCCAGGAAAATAAGATTTTGAAGTTTCTTAGTTTCATGTGGAATCCCTTGTCATGGGTCATGGAAGCTGCAGCGGTGATGGCAATTGTTCTTGCTAATGGTGGAGTGAGTTTAATGAaccttttcatttcctttctcaCTATTCGTGTCAATTAATCGTCTGGAATGCATCATTTACTGGGCTTTTATTTTCTTCCTTGTACCGGTCTCTTAACgtgtaaaaaaaaatggtgcactTCAGGGGGAGGGTCCTGACTGGCAAGACTTTTTGGGGATTATTTGCCTGTTGCTGATAAATTCAACAATTAGCTttattgaggaaaacaatgctGGAAATGCTGCTGCAGCCCTTATGGCACGTTTAGCTCCAAAATCTAAGGTTTGTATTTTCAATACTCCTCTGAAA encodes:
- the LOC113742342 gene encoding 15-cis-phytoene desaturase, chloroplastic/chromoplastic isoform X1, with product MSQLGHVSALSLTRQTSVINVRSPHSAWKCGLCFGSGQMTSLSFGGGDSMGDKLKVQVANSVVVRSRAEDAGPLKVACIDYPRPELENAVNYLEAAYLSSTFRTSPHPNKPLEVVIAGAGAPHDWLNSERFRHCTCIGLAGLSTAKYLADAGHKPIVLEARDVLGGKVAAWKDDDGDWYETGLHVFFGAYPNMQNLFGELGINDRLQWKEHSMIFAMPNKPGEFSRFDFPEVLPAPLNGIWAILKNNDMLTWPEKVKFAIGLLPAILGGQSYVEAQDGITVKDWMRKQGIPDRVTDEVFFAMSKALNFINPDELSMQCILIALNRFLQEKHGSKMAFLDGNPPERLCMPIVEHIESRGGRVHLNSRIQKIELNDAGSVENFLLNNGTVIRGDAYVFATPVDILKLLLPEDWKEMPYFRKLEKLVGVPVINVHIWFDRKLRNTYDHLLFSRSPLLSVYADMSVTCKEYYSPNQSMLELVFAPAEEWISQSDEEIIDATMKELAKLFPDEIAADQSKAKLLKYHIVKTPRSVYKTVPGTEPSRPLQRSPVQGFYLAGDYTKQKYLASMEGAVLSGKLCAQAIVQDSELLLARIEKRVPEASTA
- the LOC113742342 gene encoding 15-cis-phytoene desaturase, chloroplastic/chromoplastic isoform X2; translated protein: MSQLGHVSALSLTRQTSVINVRSPHSAWKCGLCFGSGQMTSLSFGGGDSMGDKLKVQVANSVVVRSRAEDAGPLKVACIDYPRPELENAVNYLEAAYLSSTFRTSPHPNKPLEVVIAGAGLAGLSTAKYLADAGHKPIVLEARDVLGGKVAAWKDDDGDWYETGLHVFFGAYPNMQNLFGELGINDRLQWKEHSMIFAMPNKPGEFSRFDFPEVLPAPLNGIWAILKNNDMLTWPEKVKFAIGLLPAILGGQSYVEAQDGITVKDWMRKQGIPDRVTDEVFFAMSKALNFINPDELSMQCILIALNRFLQEKHGSKMAFLDGNPPERLCMPIVEHIESRGGRVHLNSRIQKIELNDAGSVENFLLNNGTVIRGDAYVFATPVDILKLLLPEDWKEMPYFRKLEKLVGVPVINVHIWFDRKLRNTYDHLLFSRSPLLSVYADMSVTCKEYYSPNQSMLELVFAPAEEWISQSDEEIIDATMKELAKLFPDEIAADQSKAKLLKYHIVKTPRSVYKTVPGTEPSRPLQRSPVQGFYLAGDYTKQKYLASMEGAVLSGKLCAQAIVQDSELLLARIEKRVPEASTA